A window of Diabrotica virgifera virgifera chromosome 9, PGI_DIABVI_V3a contains these coding sequences:
- the LOC126891036 gene encoding neurofilament medium polypeptide-like has protein sequence MNKTNSKKPKGKNNDDQRQKDNDDALISKIENREEQSQDGTIDEDELRKFERELLQRHDQQPKLNRSGAIKHSTLVGEEINTREEEEKEEEEKEEEDPSVKILEAKAFTESHDEKTEEERGGTWEDIEESVLTAFLFDEEDRREMQQMKKRKGDSLEINEKFKKEKLEESKKYPEETDREKVQRKMKQILDILNTEGPIEDERIRMKKLIGEINSMQNRKISPNQTTQGEEKNIRCEQCKIKIEQERQRKETEKIIGIVNKGGDIDTFSQIHEKKWEDKVFEKTKWEHGGLQETIEKKECIIITKNEIKDGGVEGVIRTLREEVAEIIEECKVGDIEYIENVKKSSMANQRRQWYTYVTKVGEQGMYEMAVKAINIIKKREKPPETVRVIVNNEINKEDVRKALEFVGRKENIVWEIVIRGKEMDKGERHEQEEALLIKTGGKSYTDVLKEMNQKIDIGKIGLKVNRLKKTEGGDILVKLKGKGAAEKLKKEMDSKITGMSMAVRKKENYFSITAIDPGFTEEQLISAITTYTGIPEDEIDVKTLRINRHGEQVATIAVRPSKAEELRRYRTIVIGWVICPIMERHTPVRCYKCLHYGHSTYECTGESRVACCYNCFKNGHTAVQCSSTAYCLTCKEEGHRMDRMTCPAYRAWVYGRGGEREPIKH, from the coding sequence ATGAATAAAACCAACTCAAAAAAACCTAAAGGAAAAAATAACGACGACCAAAGGCAAAAGGACAATGACGACGCATTAATTAGTAAAATTGAGAATAGGGAAGAACAGTCGCAAGACGGCACAATAGATGAAGATGAGCTGAGAAAGTTTGAAAGGGAATTGCTACAACGGCACGATCAACAGCCTAAACTAAACAGGTCGGGTGCCATAAAGCACTCGACACTTGTAGGGGAAGAAATTAATacaagagaagaagaagaaaaagaggaggAAGAGAAAGAAGAGGAAGATCCCTCGGTGAAAATCCTGGAAGCGAAAGCCTTCACAGAAAGTCACGATGAAAAAACGGAAGAAGAAAGGGGAGGAACTTGGGAAGATATAGAGGAGAGTGTTTTAACAGCCTTCTTGTTCGACGAAGAGGACAGAAGAGAAATGCAGcaaatgaaaaaaagaaaaggGGACAGCCTTGagataaatgaaaaattcaaaaaagaaaaacTTGAAGAAAGCAAAAAATATCCAGAAGAAACCGACAGGGAAAAGGTCCAACGGAAAATGAAacaaatactcgatatacttaataCAGAAGGCCCAATAGAGGACGAAAGAATAAGAATGAAAAAACTCATAGGGGAAATTAACTCTATGCAAAACAGAAAAATTAGCCCAAATCAAACAACACAAGGGGAGGAGAAAAATATAAGATGCGAACAATGTAAAATTAAGATCGAGCAAGAGAGACAAagaaaagaaacagaaaaaataataggAATTGTAAACAAGGGAGGAGACATAGACACCTTTAGTCAAATCCACGAGAAGAAATGGGAGGACAAGGTGTTTGAAAAAACGAAGTGGGAACATGGGGGACTGCAAGAgacaattgaaaaaaaagaatgcataataataactaaaaacGAAATAAAAGACGGAGGGGTAGAGGGCGTCATAAGAACGCTCAGGGAAGAAGTAGCAGAAATCATTGAGGAATGCAAAGTGGGCGACATAGAGTACatagaaaatgtaaagaaaagcTCTATGGCCAACCAAAGGAGGCAGTGGTACACATATGTAACCAAAGTGGGTGAACAGGGAATGTATGAAATGGCTGTAAAGgccataaatataataaaaaaaagggAGAAGCCCCCGGAAACCGTTAGAGTCATCGTTAACAACGAGATAAATAAGGAAGATGTGCGAAAAGCTCTCGAATTTGTGGggagaaaagaaaatatagtaTGGGAAATAGTTATCAGAGGGAAGGAGATGGATAAAGGGGAGAGGCATGAGCAGGAAGAAGCGCTCCTAATCAAAACGGGGGGGAAATCATACACTGATGTATTAAAAGAGATGAATCAGAAAATTGATATAGGGAAGATTGGCTTAAAAGTAAATAGGCTAAAAAAAACAGAAGGGGGAGACATCCTCGTAAAACTAAAGGGGAAGGGAGCAGCGGAGAAACTGAAGAAGGAGATGGACAGTAAAATAACGGGAATGAGCATGGCTGTTCGGaagaaagaaaattatttttccatcacGGCAATAGACCCTGGGTTTACAGAAGAACAGCTAATAAGCGCGATAACAACATATACCGGTATCCCCGAGGACGAAATAGATGTCAAAACGCTACGTATAAATAGGCATGGGGAACAGGTGGCGACCATAGCCGTACGCCCCTCAAAAGCAGAAGAGCTACGGAGGTATAGAACGATAGTAATAGGTTGGGTTATATGCCCCATAATGGAACGCCATACGCCAGTAAGGTGTTATAAGTGCCTCCATTATGGTCACAGCACCTATGAGTGCACAGGGGAGAGCAGGGTAGCATGCTGCTACAACTGCTTTAAAAACGGGCATACAGCGGTGCAGTGTAGCAGCACTGCGTACTGCTTAACTTGTAAGGAAGAGGGTCATAGAATGGACCGCATGACATGCCCAGCCTATAGGGCGTGGGTGTACGGCAGGGGAGGGGAAAGGGAACCCATAAAACATTAA